The stretch of DNA TTGGTCCGGGTGATCCGCGTGAGCGCGAGGCAGATGGACAGGATCTTTCAGAACTCGTTAAGATGCGTTCCCTATTCGATGAGCCATGGTGCCGTGGCGGTGTGACCGGCGCCATGGGACGGGCCACGATGAAAGGCGGGGAAAGAACGGACCATGACCGCACTACCAGGCACCTTACCCGATCTCCTCGATCAGTTGGCCGCGATGCTGGACGGCGAGGCGGCGCGCAGCACGGAGCAGGGGCTCGACCAGTCGATTCCGCTCACGCGCGGCCGGCTGCTCCAGACCGTCGGCAATTTGCATTTGTATGAGTTTTTTCTGCCTGCCGACGTGCTGGTCGGTGCCGATCTGTCAGCGACTCTGCTCTTGGGCGAAGAGGTCGAACCGACGGAGGGGATCGTGCTGTTTCAGGACGGGGAACGCCTCGTGTTGCAATTGTTCGATGCCATCGGCGAGGTGGTGCCTCACGGCACTCTGGTACCAGATGCCGGCGGATTGGCCCTTACTACCAGCCGCCGTTTGACCGAGATGAGCAAGACGGGGACCTCCTACACACTAGGTCCGGCTGAGCGGCTTCTGCCCGTGTTCGAGGCGGGGCAAACCGGAGACCGGGTGATGTTAGAGGCTCTGGTTCCTACCTCCGTGCTCACGCCCTTGTGGCAAGACGATCTGACGGCGCGTCGGCAGAAGCTGGCTACGCTCGTTATTGAGCTGCTGCGAGGCAACAAACGTATTCTGCTCATCGCCCCGGATCACGAGAGCGCCGATACGATCACCCTGCTCACGGCCCGGGCGATGAAAGCGGCCGGATTGACGTTCAGGAGTTGGCTGAGTCGGTATGAAGTGGCGACCAGCAAGGAGAGCGGAGGCATTCCTCTTCCGGATTTGGGATTTGAGGCGCAGATGCATCAGTTCTATGCCAAGTCTCGATCCGACAAGGCGGTCTTGCGTAAAAAATACGATCGGTTCCGTGAACTCACGCCGATTCTGGCCTACAAGGCTCAGAAGCAGAAGGATCTGGACGAGGTGCGGCTGTTGGAATGGCGACTCGTGACTCAGTTGACGGATTTTTTGGCCAAGATCAAGGACATCGACCAGACCCTGATCGACTATGAACAGCTCCCCATCTGGAAGCGGTTGTCGATGCAGGCGGTAGGGAAAAATGTCGAAACCTTGCGCGAGTACAAAGTGATCTACGAGCGGCACTGTGCCGGGCTCCGTCATGAAGTCGATATCGCCAAGGAGCGGATTGCCGAATTAATTCCCGAGGCGACGGTTCCGAAGGAGCTCAAGCCGGAGTTTGCCGAACTCAAGGAAGAAGTGATCCGGTTGGGAGGGACGAAGAAGATTCGCGAGCTGTTGGCGGCGCAGGAGGATACAAACCGGCAGGCCTTTGTGCAGAACCGGCGGGTCATCGTCACGACGGCGGCGCGGGTGGCGGCCGATCCGTTGTTTCGCAAGGTGCGGTTCGACGTGTTGATTGCGGACGAGGCCCCGCGTATTCGCGCCGCCTTCCTGTTGGCGTCGGCCGGGCTGGTCCGCGAACGGATTGTGCTCAGCGGCGACCTGCGCGAGGTGACGGCAGGTGGCGCCTGGAATCTCACCGACGGTGTTCTGACCGCAGGCTGAAGTTGATCGATCCCGGTCGCCCGATAATTTCACGTCCCTCACCTTGACGGGTCGAAACCGATCAGCGATAATCCCGCTCTATTCTTCTCTTCAAGCCGAAGTGGCGGAACTGGCAGACGCACTGGTTTCAGGTACCAGCGCCCGTAAGGGTATCCGGGTTCAACTCCCGGCTTCGGCACCATCACACAAGATTGCTCACCCCTGAGTCTCTCCAGGTTCTTCTTGGCTACAAGCATAAGCGGTAGCGGTGGGCTCCCCGTACCATACCTCTATGGTCGTGGCCGGTAAGAGGCTGACGCTGTGGCAGACGCAGCTGAGTCGGCGGAAGGCTTTGAATGCCGTGCCGCCGCAGGCCATGTAGCCCTGTTGATTCGGCCCTACCACTTTTCACGTTAAGTTTGTAGGATGCCGCGCAGTCCGTGCGAGATTTCATTCTGGGCGCGTCCAACAATCAACCCACGCACCTCACTGAATGCCTGTGGATGTGAAGTCATCTCCTGCGCTGATCGATGTGCCCGGCGGCGAATTTCTCCTCGGCCACCTGCGTGCGTTCAGGCGGCAACCGCTGGCGGCGATGTTACAGTGGTGGCGCCGGTACGGCGATGCGCTGCGCTTTCGGCTCGGCCCCAAGACGCTGTATCTCTTCAGTCATCCTGATCTCGCGGAAGAGATTCTCGTCCATCAGGCCGATCGTTTCGTGAAGGTCTATGAGCCGCAGCGTCCCACCGGCCTTGCGTTGGTCCTCGGTAACGGATTGGTGACCAGTTCGGGCGAAGTCTGGAAGCGGCACCGACGTATCATCCAGCCGGTCTTTCATCGCACCCGCATGGCGGCGATAGCTGAGCGTATGGCGCAGGTGGGGGAGCAGCGTCTCGCAGGCTGGACGGCCCACGCGGGACGGTCGGTCGATATCGCCGATGAAATGATGCGGCTGGCTCTTGAGGTCATTTCTCACACGATGTTTCACACGGACGTGGCAGATCAGATCGACCACATCAGTCATGCGCTGCGGGTAAGCCTGAAGTATGCGTTCGATTCGTTTCACCGTCTCGTGCGGGTGCCTCTGTGGGTGCCGACGCCGCGCAACCGTCAGTTTCGTCTCGCTCTGCAGTACATGGACACGCTGATCTATGGATTGATCGCTGAGCGACGCCGTACCGGCGCGCAGCACGACGACCTCCTTGATCTACTCCTCAGAGCCCGCGACGAGGACACGGGTGCTGGGTTGAGCGATCAGGAACTGCGAGATGAAGCGCTGACCATCTTTGCGGCCGGACACGAGACCACCGCCAATGCCCTTGCCTGGACCTGGTACCTGCTCGCCACCCATCCGGAGGTCGCGGCGCGTTTTCACGACGAGATAGACCGGGTGCTGCAGGGGCGAAGGCCCACCGCCGACGATCTTTCCCAGCTCCCGTATACCCGTGCGGTCTTCGATGAAGCGGTTCGTTTATTTCCTCCGGTGCCGGCGGTCCAGCGCAAGGCCGCCACCAGCACGAGTATCGGCGGGTTCTCCCTGCCTGCCGGAGCGATTGTTCTGGTGGGAATTTATCACCTGCATCGGCACCCGGCCTTCTGGCGAGATCCTGAGCGATTCATGCCGGAGCGATGGGTGGATGGTGAACGGCCGGCTGCCCGCGGCGCGTATTTGCCGTTCGGCGCAGGGGCGCGAGCCTGCGTGGGTACGCACTTCGCGACGGTGGAAGGGCCGCTGCTCCTGGCGCTGATCGGCCGCCGCTACGAGTTGCAGCTTGCGCAGGAAGACGTCGAGCCTGAGATCGTGGTGACCCTACGCCCGAAACATGGCATCCGGATGACCATCCAGCCACGACATCGGCCGCTCCAGTCCGCCTAAAGCGAGCGGGACTTTCAGCCGGCCAGGCTGTCTCTGTTTTTTAGAAGCGTGAGGGATGGAAGGCCGATCCGGCAGCCGTCGTATTGCTTGCGGAAGCGGTTCAGTAGCTGACCGGGATCATCAACCAATTGGTGATGTAGACGTTCCGGACCTGCCCTTCGGGAAGCAACTTGTTGATGGCGCGTTGAATGTCGGCTCGCAGGGCCGGCAGCTGCCCGGCTGTGCGCAGGTCGCTGGCGGCATAGGAGTGAATGATTTCCATGACCTGGCGATCGATGGTGTCGTGACGGGCCTGGATCAATCCAGCGGTGCCCGAGCGGTCGAGTTCCAGGGACAGATTCACTTGCACCTGATAGTATCGTTGGCCATCATCGACGGGTGCGACAACAGGCGGCAGATTGAGGGTCACACCGGGTTGCATCTGTGAAGAGTCCGGTGTAGCCGTCTGCAAGGAAAACGTGTGCGGCATCAGATCCGTAGCGGAAATGCCCGCGAGATAGCCCACGAGCACCAGGATGCCGGAGATGCTGAGGAACAAGACAATGCTGATTCGAGTGGTCATGTGTCGTAGGTAGGTGTCAAACGGCTCGGTGTTTAACGCGCCGCGTTCTTGCCCAGCGTATACCCGGGCTACAACGGCATCCTGAATAACAGTAGCAGTTCTTTCGAGATTGTCACCAGGTGGTTATCATCGGTTTGCACCAGGAAATTCCTAGGGCTGCCGGTTGTTGCCGGTTAGTGTGGTTAGGCGAGACTCACAGAGGTTCGTGGGCATCCTATGGCTATTATGTGGCATTTACGAGGACGGGAAGGGGATGAGAAGGGAGTGTGCAACGGATCCCAGGGCGATTTCTGTCGGAAGAATCCTGCGGGAGACCGTCACCCTCTCGCGTTCCATCACGGTGTTGCACTCCACCTTCATGAGGTCGGCCGTTTCACCGGGAACCTCGCTTCTAACTGAACGCGCGTCACCGCCCGCCCTCGTAGGTCCCAAGCTTTGTTACTGGCGTGTGTAGCTGAGTTTGAGATGGTAGAAGGCGCCGAATTGTTGGAGAACAGTGGCGGTGAGGCGACTGTTGCCGTCGACCACCGAGGCCGTATCGCCGACACCATACGGTGCTTCAAATAAATAGCCTTGCTCAAGGCTTGAACTGTCGATCTTCGGATGCACCACGACCGGTGAGTGACCGGTTGGGACTGTCGAATTCACGCTGTACACCAGCACTCCCTCACGCGGGCGTCCGTTCGGGGCGTCTTCCCTGGGTTGCGCCAATTCCACCACGAAGACTTTGCTCGGGCTCTGAGGGTCGTCGATGGGCACGACAACCATCGAGATCCCGTACCGGCTTGATAGAGGGCTCAGGGTGATGTATCGCTCCTGCGGACTCTCGCTGAGGTAGATGGTTCTCGACGTGTCGAGCCACCCGTTCTTGTGGCGATGCCAGCCCAAGAAGGTGGTGCAGTGAAAAATGTCCGACATGATGTCCCAGCAACCCGCGCGAGAGGTGTCGACGCCTGCGCCGTATGGATACAGGTCGGGCAGGCCCATTAAATGGCTGACCTCATGCACGAGATTGATGTAGCTGTTGCGGTAGCTATCCTGGCCGAACGTCACGGCAAGGCGGATTTCTCCACTGGCCGATGACGCCCCCTGCCCGGGCCTTGCATTAAATGCCGGAGAATCTGGAAATCCTGCGTTCGGCGGGGCCACGATCAACACGAACTGATAGGTCGAAAAATCGAGTTCCCCGGCGAACAATGCGGCGGCGTCCGCAATGTATTGCCGATGAGACGTGAAGTCGTGCCAATTGTAGTTGCTGGAGGATTGCGCGAGCCGTCGCCACCCGAGGTGATCCAAGATGTCTACCGTCAGTGCGAAGGTGCCATGGCTCTGGTCATGAAACAGCCGCTGTGCTTGGCCGTTTCCCAGCAGATGGGTTGCCTGGTCGACGGGAACGCAAGCTCCAGCCGGTGCATCCGGAAAGTCCACGAAGAGCATCACGGCCTTCAAGTGGCCGACAGGGCGCGCGTAGAACGCAAAATCGGTACAGCCTTCAGGGCAATAGACGTCCGGCGCGGGTGTGAGGTCAGGAATCGCTGCCTGCTCAGGAATGGGCGTGAGTTTGGTGAGGCTCCACTGTGGATGTCGCGGGCGACCGCGGGCCTGCCGTGTGGTGACTACGGCCTGTTTCCGTAGGCGGAGGCAGGTTTGTGACCCGCAGAGATCGTTCATAAGCGCGTAGGTTCCCGATGTATTGGCGTGTAGGTTCCAGGACTGGCCGGCCGAGAGGGTGGTTGGGCTGAGGGATACGAGGCCCTGGTTGTCCAGGGTCAGGCTCAATCCGTCGCCCAGGTAGGCGGTGTGAAGTGCGTAACGGTTATCGGCGATCGGAGTCAGTTTCCAGTATTGCCCGCTCGATTCGGCAGGCTCCGCGAGCGTGACGTGACCGGACCCGTCCGGGGAGACGTCCAGAGCCTGTTCTCTTCCCGCGATGCGCGTCGTGAGTCGGTAGTAGTGGGTATGGTCGAAGCTCATAGCCTTGACGTGTGTTGATGTGCGCGTGATACCCCTACGATACATGAAACTAGGCCGTTGAGGAACAAGGGACAGATTAACCGGCCTGCCCCATGATTGGGCGTAGGGGG from Nitrospira sp. encodes:
- a CDS encoding flagellar basal body-associated FliL family protein; the encoded protein is MTTRISIVLFLSISGILVLVGYLAGISATDLMPHTFSLQTATPDSSQMQPGVTLNLPPVVAPVDDGQRYYQVQVNLSLELDRSGTAGLIQARHDTIDRQVMEIIHSYAASDLRTAGQLPALRADIQRAINKLLPEGQVRNVYITNWLMIPVSY
- a CDS encoding cytochrome P450 — protein: MDVKSSPALIDVPGGEFLLGHLRAFRRQPLAAMLQWWRRYGDALRFRLGPKTLYLFSHPDLAEEILVHQADRFVKVYEPQRPTGLALVLGNGLVTSSGEVWKRHRRIIQPVFHRTRMAAIAERMAQVGEQRLAGWTAHAGRSVDIADEMMRLALEVISHTMFHTDVADQIDHISHALRVSLKYAFDSFHRLVRVPLWVPTPRNRQFRLALQYMDTLIYGLIAERRRTGAQHDDLLDLLLRARDEDTGAGLSDQELRDEALTIFAAGHETTANALAWTWYLLATHPEVAARFHDEIDRVLQGRRPTADDLSQLPYTRAVFDEAVRLFPPVPAVQRKAATSTSIGGFSLPAGAIVLVGIYHLHRHPAFWRDPERFMPERWVDGERPAARGAYLPFGAGARACVGTHFATVEGPLLLALIGRRYELQLAQEDVEPEIVVTLRPKHGIRMTIQPRHRPLQSA